A single region of the Streptomyces virginiae genome encodes:
- a CDS encoding Imm21 family immunity protein, with the protein MAGCAGLLTVGPSRASVLGDEPSSTTFLPEHGVFVRWVAAESGTEPDNHTRVELTPGRYAVRARIGPAERGDRQSAFQSAA; encoded by the coding sequence GTGGCCGGCTGCGCCGGACTGCTCACGGTGGGCCCGTCCCGCGCGTCGGTGCTGGGAGACGAGCCCTCGTCCACGACGTTCCTACCGGAGCACGGGGTCTTCGTACGGTGGGTGGCCGCCGAGTCGGGGACGGAGCCCGACAACCACACACGGGTGGAGCTGACGCCCGGACGGTACGCGGTTCGGGCCCGCATCGGCCCGGCCGAACGCGGAGACCGCCAGAGCGCCTTCCAGTCCGCGGCCTAA
- a CDS encoding quinone oxidoreductase family protein — MLRMRHEVNGGPEVLFAEEADVPAAGAAELLVRVEAVGVTLPTVRKVREVREGSEPVPFGGEVAGTVVATGPGVIGFRAGERVTGLCFSDAYAEYAVLPTAMASRIPADASAVEAVALVRSGLVARGAYEAARVEPGESVLVTAAASAVGTLALQYAQAGGAKRVVAAVSSADKADFVRGLGADEVVLYGDADWNGPYDVILDGVGGDLLGPAVRALATGGRLVAFSSGGGTVEAYELLVRGASMIGFQIRAIATGKPDLYERWRRELWQLRAAGTLRTAVHEEIPLAEASRAHALIEQRRNLGKVVLVP; from the coding sequence GTGCTGCGCATGCGCCATGAGGTCAACGGTGGTCCGGAGGTGCTGTTCGCCGAGGAGGCGGACGTACCCGCGGCGGGCGCCGCAGAGCTGCTGGTCCGGGTCGAGGCGGTCGGGGTGACCCTGCCGACCGTGCGCAAGGTGCGGGAGGTGCGGGAGGGAAGCGAGCCCGTCCCGTTCGGAGGCGAGGTGGCCGGGACGGTCGTCGCCACCGGCCCTGGCGTCATCGGCTTCCGCGCCGGAGAACGTGTCACCGGACTCTGCTTCTCCGATGCCTACGCCGAGTACGCCGTCCTCCCCACCGCGATGGCCTCCCGGATCCCGGCCGACGCGAGCGCCGTCGAGGCGGTCGCGCTGGTCCGCAGCGGGCTGGTGGCCCGCGGCGCGTACGAGGCCGCGCGCGTGGAGCCCGGCGAATCGGTCCTGGTGACGGCGGCGGCGAGCGCGGTGGGCACGCTCGCCCTGCAGTACGCGCAAGCCGGCGGGGCGAAACGCGTCGTCGCGGCCGTCAGCAGCGCGGACAAGGCCGACTTCGTCCGCGGCCTGGGAGCCGACGAGGTCGTCCTGTACGGGGACGCCGACTGGAACGGCCCGTACGACGTGATCCTCGACGGCGTCGGCGGCGATCTGCTCGGCCCCGCCGTACGAGCCCTGGCGACGGGCGGCCGCCTGGTGGCCTTCAGCTCCGGCGGCGGCACGGTGGAGGCGTACGAACTCCTGGTCCGCGGCGCCTCGATGATCGGCTTCCAGATACGGGCCATCGCCACGGGCAAGCCCGACCTGTACGAGCGCTGGCGGCGCGAGCTCTGGCAGCTGCGGGCCGCGGGCACCCTGCGCACGGCCGTGCACGAGGAGATCCCCCTCGCCGAGGCCTCCCGCGCCCACGCGCTCATCGAGCAGCGCCGGAACCTCGGCAAGGTCGTTCTGGTCCCCTGA